A single window of Gossypium arboreum isolate Shixiya-1 chromosome 13, ASM2569848v2, whole genome shotgun sequence DNA harbors:
- the LOC108453018 gene encoding E3 SUMO-protein ligase SIZ1-like isoform X4 yields the protein MDLVASCKDKLAYFRIKELKDVLTQLGLSKQGKKQDLVERILGALSDEQVTKMWAKRTPVGKEDVAKLVDDTYRKMQVSGATELASKGQGVSDGNNVKIKGEVDDPFQPDVKVRCPCGNSLETDNIIMCEDPRCQVGQHFGCVIIPEKPMEGNPAVPDFFYCELCRLKRADPFWLTIANPFYPVKLAIANIPTDGTNPMQSVEKTFQITRADKELLSKQEYDVQAWCLLLNDKVPFRMQWPQYADLQVNGVPVRAINRPGSQLLGANGRDDGPIISPCIKDGINKITLTGCDARVFCFGVRIVKRRTVQQILNTIPKENDGERLEDALCRVRRCVGGGTATDNGDSDSDLEVVADFFGVNLRCPMSGSRMKVAGRFKPCAHMGCFDLEVFVELNQRSRKWQCPICLKNYSLEHIIIDPYFNRITSKMSNCGEDITEIEVKPDGSWRAKAKSENERRELGDLALWHSPDSTLCESGSVEDKPTAEISKQIKLEGTSEGQTGLKLGIKKNQNGYWQFSKPEGLNNSSASRLQDRLRLEQKFLPMSSSATGSGKDGEDASVNQDAGGTYDFTSNGIELDSVPLNIDSAYEFTDQNQSATAGNAEVIVLSDSDEENEILISPPTMYKDNHNQNDGGGLGFPVAPPGISHPYSEEPPLGPAANLGLFTPNDEFDMPLWSLPSGSQDGSGFQLFNTDPDVADTLVDLQRSSLNCPSTINGYPLAPETTLGSTTLVPTCSIGQVDTNLNDSLVDTTLFGGEDPSLQIFLPTHPSGASAESGLRDQADVSNGIRTDDWISLRLGGGASGGHGDSTTVNGLNSRQPIPSKERAMDTASLLLGMNDSRNGKSSRQRTESPFSFPRQKRSVRPRLYLSIDSDTE from the exons ATGGATTTGGTGGCTAGTTGCAAG GATAAATTGGCATACTTCCGAATAAAAGAACTCAAGGATGTTCTCACTCAGTTGGGTCTTTCAAAGCAGGGGAAGAAGCAG GACCTTGTTGAGAGGATATTAGGTGCTCTTTCTGATGAACAAG TTACAAAGATGTGGGCAAAAAGGACTCCTGTGGGGAAGGAAGATGTAGCAAAACTTGTTGATGATACATACAG GAAGATGCAGGTTTCTGGTGCTACGGAATTGGCATCAAAGGGACAGGGTGTGTCAGACGGCAATAATGTTAAAATTAAAGGAGAAGTAGACGATCCCTTTCAACCAGATGTGAAAGTTCGTTGTCCTTGTGGAAACTCATTGGAGACTGACAACATTATCATG TGTGAGGATCCAAGATGCCAAGTAGGGCAACACTTTGGTTGTGTTATAATTCCAGAGAAGCCTATGGAGGGAAATCCAGCAGTTCCTGATTTCTTTTATTGTGAGCTTTGTCGACTGAAGCGAGCTGATCC TTTTTGGCTTACTATTGCAAACCCTTTTTATCCAGTGAAGTTGGCGATTGCAAATATCCCTACTGATGG TACAAATCCAATGCAAAGCGTGGAGAAAACGTTCCAAATCACTAGAGCAGACAAGGAGTTGTTGTCCAAACAAGAGTATGATGTCCAG GCATGGTGCTTGCTTCTGAATGACAAAGTTCCATTCAGGATGCAGTGGCCTCAATATGCAGATTTACAGGTCAATG GTGTTCCTGTTCGTGCTATTAATAGACCTGGCTCTCAATTGCTCGGGGCTAACGGTCGTGATGATGGTCCTATT ATATCTCCATGTATTAAAGATGGAATTAATAAGATAACTTTGACTGGATGCGATGCTCGCGTGTTCTGTTTTGGAGTTAGAATAGTTAAACGACGAACTGTTCAACAG ATACTAAACACGATTCCCAAGGAGAATGATGGTGAACGTTTGGAAGATGCTCTTTGTCGCGTTCGTCGTTGTGTTGGTGGTGGAACTGCAACTGACAATGGTGATAGTGACAGTGACCTAGAAGTTGTTGCAGATTTTTTTGGAGTCAACCTACGCTGCCCT ATGAGCGGCTCAAGAATGAAGGTCGCTGGAAGGTTTAAGCCTTGCGCTCACATGGGTTGTTTCGATCTTGAAGTTTTTGTGGAGCTTAACCAACGCTCTAGGAAG TGGCAGTGCCCAATTTGCTTGAAGAACTACTCGCTGGAACACATTATAATTGATCCTTATTTTAATCGCATCACATCCAAG ATGAGCAATTGTGGCGAAGACATTACTGAGATTGAGGTCAAGCCTGATGGTTCTTGGCGTGCAAAGGCTAAAAGTGAAAACGAACGCAGAGAGCTTGGTGATCTTGCACTATGGCACTCTCCTGACAGTACCCTATGTGAATCAGGCAGTGTGGAGGATAAGCCAACAGCTGAAATTTCGAAGCAGATCAAACTTGAAGGTACTTCTGAAGGACAGACAGGTTTGAAACTCGGAATAAAGAAGAATCAAAATGGGTACTGGCAGTTTAGCAAACCTGAAGGCTTGAACAACTCATCTGCTAGTAGATTACAAGACAGGCTACGTCTTGAGCAAAAATTTTTACCAATGAGCAGCAGCGCTACCGGAAGTGGTAAGGATGGTGAAGATGCCAGCGTAAATCAGGATGCTGGTGGAACTTATGACTTTACAAGCAACGGGATTGAACTTGATTCTGTGCCTCTGAACATAGATTCAGCATATGAATTTACTGACCAAAACCAATCTGCAACAGCAGGAAATGCAGAAGTTATTGTTCTTAGTGATTCAGATGAAGAGAATGAAATATTGATATCTCCTCCAACTATGTATAAggataatcacaaccaaaatgaTGGTGGGGGACTTGGTTTTCCGGTTGCACCTCCTGGAATTTCTCACCCATACTCAGAAGAACCACCTCTTGGGCCTGCTGCTAATTTGGGTCTTTTTACTCCCAATGATGAATTCGACATGCCTCTGTGGTCATTACCTTCGGGATCTCAAGATGGTTCTGGGTTTCAACTATTTAATACAGATCCGGATGTTGCAGATACCTTAGTTGATCTGCAGCGAAGTTCTCTCAATTGCCCTTCGACAATTAATGGTTATCCATTGGCTCCTGAGACAACATTGGGATCTACAACTCTAGTCCCTACTTGTTCCATCGGTCAGGTTGATACAAATCTAAATGACAGCTTGGTTGACACTACCCTCTTTGGTGGAGAGGATCCCTCACTTCAGATATTTCTTCCAACGCATCCTTCAGGTGCATCAGCAGAGTCTGGTTTGAGAGATCAAGCTGACGTATCGAACGGCATCCGTACCGATGATTGGATCTCACTTAGGCTTGGAGGTGGTGCAAGTGGCGGCCATGGGGACTCAACAACTGTGAATGGATTGAATTCAAGGCAGCCAATACCTTCCAAAGAGCGTGCTATGGACACTG CTTCTCTGTTGCTTGGTATGAATGACAGTAGAAATGGGAAATCAAGTAGGCAAAGAACAGAGAGCCCTTTCTCATTTCCTCGGCAAAAACGGTCAGTTCGACCAAGATTATATCTCTCCATCGACTCAGACACCGAGTAA
- the LOC108453018 gene encoding E3 SUMO-protein ligase SIZ1-like isoform X6 — MEGNPAVPDFFYCELCRLKRADPFWLTIANPFYPVKLAIANIPTDGTNPMQSVEKTFQITRADKELLSKQEYDVQAWCLLLNDKVPFRMQWPQYADLQVNGTSIKGVPVRAINRPGSQLLGANGRDDGPIISPCIKDGINKITLTGCDARVFCFGVRIVKRRTVQQILNTIPKENDGERLEDALCRVRRCVGGGTATDNGDSDSDLEVVADFFGVNLRCPMSGSRMKVAGRFKPCAHMGCFDLEVFVELNQRSRKWQCPICLKNYSLEHIIIDPYFNRITSKMSNCGEDITEIEVKPDGSWRAKAKSENERRELGDLALWHSPDSTLCESGSVEDKPTAEISKQIKLEGTSEGQTGLKLGIKKNQNGYWQFSKPEGLNNSSASRLQDRLRLEQKFLPMSSSATGSGKDGEDASVNQDAGGTYDFTSNGIELDSVPLNIDSAYEFTDQNQSATAGNAEVIVLSDSDEENEILISPPTMYKDNHNQNDGGGLGFPVAPPGISHPYSEEPPLGPAANLGLFTPNDEFDMPLWSLPSGSQDGSGFQLFNTDPDVADTLVDLQRSSLNCPSTINGYPLAPETTLGSTTLVPTCSIGQVDTNLNDSLVDTTLFGGEDPSLQIFLPTHPSGASAESGLRDQADVSNGIRTDDWISLRLGGGASGGHGDSTTVNGLNSRQPIPSKERAMDTASLLLGMNDSRNGKSSRQRTESPFSFPRQKRSVRPRLYLSIDSDTE; from the exons ATGGAGGGAAATCCAGCAGTTCCTGATTTCTTTTATTGTGAGCTTTGTCGACTGAAGCGAGCTGATCC TTTTTGGCTTACTATTGCAAACCCTTTTTATCCAGTGAAGTTGGCGATTGCAAATATCCCTACTGATGG TACAAATCCAATGCAAAGCGTGGAGAAAACGTTCCAAATCACTAGAGCAGACAAGGAGTTGTTGTCCAAACAAGAGTATGATGTCCAG GCATGGTGCTTGCTTCTGAATGACAAAGTTCCATTCAGGATGCAGTGGCCTCAATATGCAGATTTACAGGTCAATGGTACGAGTATTAAAG GTGTTCCTGTTCGTGCTATTAATAGACCTGGCTCTCAATTGCTCGGGGCTAACGGTCGTGATGATGGTCCTATT ATATCTCCATGTATTAAAGATGGAATTAATAAGATAACTTTGACTGGATGCGATGCTCGCGTGTTCTGTTTTGGAGTTAGAATAGTTAAACGACGAACTGTTCAACAG ATACTAAACACGATTCCCAAGGAGAATGATGGTGAACGTTTGGAAGATGCTCTTTGTCGCGTTCGTCGTTGTGTTGGTGGTGGAACTGCAACTGACAATGGTGATAGTGACAGTGACCTAGAAGTTGTTGCAGATTTTTTTGGAGTCAACCTACGCTGCCCT ATGAGCGGCTCAAGAATGAAGGTCGCTGGAAGGTTTAAGCCTTGCGCTCACATGGGTTGTTTCGATCTTGAAGTTTTTGTGGAGCTTAACCAACGCTCTAGGAAG TGGCAGTGCCCAATTTGCTTGAAGAACTACTCGCTGGAACACATTATAATTGATCCTTATTTTAATCGCATCACATCCAAG ATGAGCAATTGTGGCGAAGACATTACTGAGATTGAGGTCAAGCCTGATGGTTCTTGGCGTGCAAAGGCTAAAAGTGAAAACGAACGCAGAGAGCTTGGTGATCTTGCACTATGGCACTCTCCTGACAGTACCCTATGTGAATCAGGCAGTGTGGAGGATAAGCCAACAGCTGAAATTTCGAAGCAGATCAAACTTGAAGGTACTTCTGAAGGACAGACAGGTTTGAAACTCGGAATAAAGAAGAATCAAAATGGGTACTGGCAGTTTAGCAAACCTGAAGGCTTGAACAACTCATCTGCTAGTAGATTACAAGACAGGCTACGTCTTGAGCAAAAATTTTTACCAATGAGCAGCAGCGCTACCGGAAGTGGTAAGGATGGTGAAGATGCCAGCGTAAATCAGGATGCTGGTGGAACTTATGACTTTACAAGCAACGGGATTGAACTTGATTCTGTGCCTCTGAACATAGATTCAGCATATGAATTTACTGACCAAAACCAATCTGCAACAGCAGGAAATGCAGAAGTTATTGTTCTTAGTGATTCAGATGAAGAGAATGAAATATTGATATCTCCTCCAACTATGTATAAggataatcacaaccaaaatgaTGGTGGGGGACTTGGTTTTCCGGTTGCACCTCCTGGAATTTCTCACCCATACTCAGAAGAACCACCTCTTGGGCCTGCTGCTAATTTGGGTCTTTTTACTCCCAATGATGAATTCGACATGCCTCTGTGGTCATTACCTTCGGGATCTCAAGATGGTTCTGGGTTTCAACTATTTAATACAGATCCGGATGTTGCAGATACCTTAGTTGATCTGCAGCGAAGTTCTCTCAATTGCCCTTCGACAATTAATGGTTATCCATTGGCTCCTGAGACAACATTGGGATCTACAACTCTAGTCCCTACTTGTTCCATCGGTCAGGTTGATACAAATCTAAATGACAGCTTGGTTGACACTACCCTCTTTGGTGGAGAGGATCCCTCACTTCAGATATTTCTTCCAACGCATCCTTCAGGTGCATCAGCAGAGTCTGGTTTGAGAGATCAAGCTGACGTATCGAACGGCATCCGTACCGATGATTGGATCTCACTTAGGCTTGGAGGTGGTGCAAGTGGCGGCCATGGGGACTCAACAACTGTGAATGGATTGAATTCAAGGCAGCCAATACCTTCCAAAGAGCGTGCTATGGACACTG CTTCTCTGTTGCTTGGTATGAATGACAGTAGAAATGGGAAATCAAGTAGGCAAAGAACAGAGAGCCCTTTCTCATTTCCTCGGCAAAAACGGTCAGTTCGACCAAGATTATATCTCTCCATCGACTCAGACACCGAGTAA